From Fundulus heteroclitus isolate FHET01 chromosome 5, MU-UCD_Fhet_4.1, whole genome shotgun sequence, a single genomic window includes:
- the LOC110368779 gene encoding polymeric immunoglobulin receptor-like, whose product MRIYFAATVLWLYLMVTRSNGAPLNTTCNRATVDHTAYVGGSVSITCNYSQADKSSTRNFCRHDGNFSCTNIISAQHANNTKLSRFTLSDDKQREVYTVTISTLTREDSGKYRCALKKEDSFTCLEEILLYVLSEY is encoded by the exons ATGAGGATATATTTTGCAGCTACTGTGTTGTGGCTATACTTGATGG TTACCAGGAGTAATGGAGCACCCCTCAACACTACCT GCAACAGAGCAACAGTGGACCACACAGCCTATGTTGGAGGTTCTGTTTCCATCACCTGCAATTACTCACAAGCAGATAAAAGCAGCACCAGAAACTTCTGCAGACATGATGGAAACTTCAGCTGCACAAATATAATTTCAGCGCAGCATGCAAATAACACAAAACTGTCAAGGTTTACCCTCAGCGATGATAAACAGCGAGAGGTGTACACAGTGACGATCTCCACACTGACTCGGGAGGATTCAGGAAAATATCGGTGTGCCTTGAAAAAAGAGGATTCCTTCACATGTTTAGAAGAGATCCTCCTTTATGTTCTGAGTGAGTACTGA
- the LOC110368780 gene encoding CMRF35-like molecule 5 translates to MSHAENETVQVKCSYPKSETNSEKSLCKGKSPSDCDEVISSTEEDRTVKNGKFDLRDNRRLNYFYVYINNLHKSDAGTYWCGYGGTKNIKIQLSVAEARTKVGPLPTQSEQLTTLPKARKTEISRDTVGSDYDEGQGHNPELRGSPGIIAGIVCAVLIVVVIVVVVLSRQKLFNRQACCASGGGSEQKTNKINDGEHQYEAIPMQNKEESADQTLYSTVNQPADQLNYASIKILNSGSAVADEDKNGSSTSKNNPKGAAHPPIVTTIYSTIGKLGE, encoded by the exons ATGTCTCATGCTGAAAATGAGACGGTACAGGTTAAATGTTCCTACCCTAAAAGCGAAACGAACAGCGAAAAATCTCTGTGCAAGGGGAAGAGTCCTTCAGACTGTGATGAAGTTATAAGTTCAACAGAAGAAGACAGAACTGTAAAAAATGGCAAATTTGATCTAAGAGATAACCGCAGACTAAATTACTTTTATGTTTATATTAACAATCTTCACAAAAGTGATGCTGGGACTTACTGGTGTGGTTATGGTGGAACCAAAAACATCAAGATACAGCTTTCTGTCG CTGAAGCCCGCACCAAAGTGGGACCGTTACCAACTCAATCCGAGCAGCTTACGACGCTGCCAAAAGCAAGGAAGACTGAAATCAGCCGGGACACTGTAGGTTCAGACTATG ACGAAGGCCAAGGACACAATCCTG AGCTTAGAGGCAGTCCAG GCATCATTGCTGGTATTGTGTGTGCTGTCTTGATAGTGGTGGTTATCGTTGTAGTAGTACTGTCTAGACAGAAACTCTTCAACAGACAAG CATGTTGTGCTTCAGGGGGAGGATCGGAGCAGAAGACAAACAAG ATAAACGATGGAGAGCACCAATATGAAGCGATACCGATGCAGAACAAAGAAGAAAGCGCGGACCAGACACTTTATTCTACAGTAAACCAACCTGCAGACCAGCTGAACTATGCCAGCATCAAAATCCTAAACAGTGGCTCCGCTGTTGCCGATGAAGATAAAAACGGGTCATCCACCTCAAAGAACAATCCCAAAGGTGCTGCACATCCCCCTATTGTGACAACAATCTACTCGACCATTGGAAAGCTTGGAGAATAG